Proteins encoded in a region of the Bacteroidota bacterium genome:
- a CDS encoding pseudouridine synthase, with translation KRSYTKREDKPAYNDRGPEKRSYTKREDKPAYNDRGPEKRSYTKREDKPAYNDRGPEKRSYTKREDKPAYNDRGPEKRSYTKREDKPSYNDRGTEKRTYTKREDKPSYNDRGTEKRTYTKREDKPSYNDRGPEKRTYTQRGPDYNGDRSRANKEGGESFDRKPANNHESGSYERKPRSYDSREKSYDKKPAGDTREKGSYNRTPRTDSTKSYDRKPASDGRDTKSYDRKPNSYDNREKSYDRKPSAEGRSYDKPAYDKPDYPKAPKAKQPKAPDEVRLNRYLSNAGIASRRDADIFIAAGLVKVNGVVVTEMGVKVKPTDEVIYNNERLSGEKKVYFLMNKPKDYITTNEDPQGRKTVLDLVKNFSKERVFPVGRLDRNTTGVLVLTNDGDIAQRLSHPKFGVKKVYKVGLDKNITPAILNQLRNGIVLEDGPVQLDVVDFMDPTDKKIVGVEIHSGRNRIVRRMFESLGFEVIRLDRLAFAGLDKKGLKRGEIRHLTDKEVSQLRGLK, from the coding sequence AAACGCTCTTATACAAAACGTGAAGACAAGCCAGCATATAATGACCGTGGGCCTGAAAAACGCTCCTATACAAAACGTGAAGACAAGCCAGCATATAATGACCGTGGGCCTGAAAAACGCTCTTATACAAAACGTGAAGACAAGCCAGCATATAATGACCGTGGGCCTGAAAAACGCTCTTATACAAAACGTGAAGACAAACCAGCATATAATGACCGTGGGCCTGAAAAACGCTCTTATACAAAACGTGAGGACAAACCCTCATATAATGACCGTGGCACAGAGAAACGTACTTATACAAAACGTGAGGACAAACCCTCATATAATGACCGTGGCACAGAGAAACGTACTTATACCAAACGTGAGGACAAACCCTCATATAATGACCGTGGCCCTGAAAAGCGTACCTATACCCAACGTGGCCCAGATTACAATGGTGATAGGTCGAGGGCTAATAAAGAAGGAGGAGAAAGTTTTGATAGAAAGCCTGCAAATAATCATGAGTCCGGCAGTTATGAACGTAAACCTAGGAGTTATGATAGTCGTGAAAAAAGCTATGATAAAAAACCAGCAGGCGATACCCGTGAAAAAGGTAGTTACAATCGTACACCTCGCACTGATAGTACAAAAAGCTATGATAGAAAGCCTGCAAGCGATGGTCGTGACACGAAAAGTTATGACCGTAAGCCGAACTCTTATGATAACCGCGAAAAAAGTTATGATAGAAAACCAAGTGCAGAAGGAAGAAGTTACGATAAACCAGCGTATGATAAGCCTGACTATCCTAAAGCTCCTAAAGCTAAGCAGCCCAAGGCTCCTGATGAAGTCCGCTTAAATAGATATTTATCGAACGCGGGTATTGCCAGTCGCAGAGATGCAGATATTTTTATAGCCGCGGGTTTGGTAAAGGTGAATGGCGTCGTAGTAACCGAAATGGGGGTAAAAGTAAAACCAACGGATGAGGTTATATATAATAATGAAAGATTATCAGGCGAGAAAAAAGTATATTTTTTGATGAATAAACCCAAAGATTATATCACTACCAATGAAGATCCGCAAGGTCGAAAAACAGTATTAGATTTGGTCAAGAATTTTTCGAAGGAACGCGTATTCCCAGTTGGCCGCCTCGACCGCAATACCACGGGTGTATTGGTGTTGACCAATGACGGCGATATAGCACAACGCTTAAGCCATCCAAAATTCGGGGTGAAAAAAGTATATAAAGTAGGTTTGGATAAAAATATAACTCCTGCTATTTTAAATCAATTACGCAATGGTATAGTTTTAGAAGACGGCCCTGTGCAGCTTGACGTGGTTGATTTTATGGATCCCACTGATAAGAAAATTGTAGGCGTAGAAATACATAGTGGTCGCAACCGCATAGTGCGTCGTATGTTCGAGAGTTTGGGATTTGAAGTAATAAGATTAGATCGACTTGCATTTGCTGGTCTTGATAAGAAAGGATTGAAGCGTGGAGAAATTCGCCATTTGACGGATAAAGAAGTGAGCCAGTTAAGGGGGTTGAAATAG